The genomic window GCCATGCCCGCCCATGGCCAGGCAGTCAGGGGTGTGCTGGGGAACGGCGGCGCGCCGGCTTCGGGCGGTGGCGTCGTCCTGCAGGGGACGGCGGGCCAGGGGGCCGTGGGGCTGAGTGCGGGGCCCGACCTCCGTCTGGGTCACGGCTTCTGGTGCTACGCCGGCTCGCAGGTGGTGGGGGTGCCGCTGCCGCCCGGCGCGGGTGCGCCCCGGCGGCTCACGCTGGGCCCGACGCAGCCTTCCCCGGCCCGCGGCGCGGTGCGGTTCGCCCTGAGCATGCCCGATGCGGGGAACGTGGAACTGGCGGTCTACGACGCGGCGGGACGCAAGGTCCGCGGCGGCTTCTCGCGACAGCTCGCTGCCGGCTCGCATCGTCTCGACTGGCACGCCCCCGGGGGAATCACGGGCGTCTACTTCGCGCGCGTCACTGTGGACGGGCAGTTCGTCGGGGCGCGGCGGATCGTCCTGGTCAGGTAGATCATCCTCGTGGCGCTTGTCCGATCCCCCGGTTGGGGCGCAATCTTGCTGGACTCCCGGGCGGACCCCGGCGAGAACCCTCACCCGGGGAGGTGCCTCGATGCGGTCCTCAGCGATCCACCCGGCTCTGTTTCTCGCCGTCGCTGCCGCTCCGGCGCTGGCGCAGGAAGAGCAGGTCAGCGCCAGGCTCTGCAGGCGTAGTGGACGATGTTGGGCTCGACGAGCCTCCATGGCCCGCTGGTCTTCCGGGTGACCGCGGCCGCCGCCATGACCTTCAAGGCCGCTGCGTCGCCACCCTGGCCCAGGGGTGGCGGGAAGCCGGACGCCACCAGGTGGGCTGGGAGGGGAGCGGCCTCGCCAACGGGATCTACCTCCGCGCCGAGGGTGCCGAAGTGTGCCAGAGCAGACTTGCAGTGGTGGTATACCTAGGTATACCCTTCATGCACGTGAGCGCCCGACATCAGGTTCTCCGCCTGGTTGGGGCCTTGTATGGCTGATGCCCGCCGGGCGGAGTGATCTCCCTTCCAGACTCTCGCCCAGGAGCCCCCATCATGACACTCGCCCCCGGAATCCGGCTTGGCACTTACGAAATCCTTGGCCCGCTGGGAGCAGGTGGCATGGGCGAGGTGTACCGCGCCCGTGACACTCGGCTGGGACGCGACGTCGCGGTCAAGGTCCTTCCGCAGCACCTCTCCGCCCACCCCGAGATCCGCACGCGATTCGAGCGTGAAGCGAAGACGCTTTCCTCCCTGAATCATCCCCACATTTGCGTCTTGCACGACATCGGCCGCGATGGCGACACGGACTTCCTGGTGATGGAACTGGTGGAGGGGGAGACGCTGGCGGACCGGCTGGCGAAGGGGCCCCTGCCGGTGCCGGAAGTGCTCAGGTTCGGGGGTCAGATCGCGGACGCGCTGGACCGGGCGCACCGGGAGGGCGTGATTCACCGCGACCTGAAGCCGGGAAACGTGATGCTGACTCGTTCCGGCGCGAAGCTCATGGACTTCGGCCTGGCGCGGGAGACCGGGCTGGCGGGCGCTCCCGGCAGCGGCGTGAGCATGGCCGCACTGACCGCATCGCCCACCATGGCGCAGCCGTTGACCGCCGAAGGCAGCATCGTGGGCACCTACCAGTACATGGCACCCGAGCAGCTGGAGGGCAAGGAGGCGGACGAGCGCAGCGACATCTGGGGACTGGGCTGCATCCTCTACGAGATGGCCACGGGCCAGGGCGCGTTCCGGGGCAAGAGCCAGGCCTCGCTGATCTCCTCGATCATGTCGTCCGAACCGCAGCCGATCTCCCACGTCTCGCCGCTCACCCCGCCGGGCCTGGAGCGGCTGGTCCGCGGGTGCCTGGCGAAGGACCCCGAGGAGCGCCTGCGAACCGCGCACGACGTCAAGCTGCAGCTCCAGTGGATCGCCGAGGGCGGCTCGCAGGCCGGGGTGCCCGCCGTGCTGGCCGGACGCCGGCGCAGCCGCGAGCGGCTGGCGTGGTCCCTCTGTGGCGTGACCGCGCTGGCCACCGTCGTCCTGCTCGTCCTCAGGCTGGGCCCCAGGCCGGCAGCGAAGCCGGTGATCTTCGAGCTCACTCCACCCGCCCAGGTCGGCTTCGTGGATCTGCCCCGCATCTCGCCCGACGGCCGCATGCTGGCCTTCAACGCCGGGGACTCGAGCGGTACGC from Candidatus Eisenbacteria bacterium includes these protein-coding regions:
- a CDS encoding T9SS type A sorting domain-containing protein, which translates into the protein MRTATSWPFALALLVLGGGAMPAHGQAVRGVLGNGGAPASGGGVVLQGTAGQGAVGLSAGPDLRLGHGFWCYAGSQVVGVPLPPGAGAPRRLTLGPTQPSPARGAVRFALSMPDAGNVELAVYDAAGRKVRGGFSRQLAAGSHRLDWHAPGGITGVYFARVTVDGQFVGARRIVLVR